The sequence below is a genomic window from Desulfobulbus oligotrophicus.
TCCAGATCAGTAACTCTTTCACCATACTCATAAATCTGTTGGTAAATTTTACCGTTACGCTTAATCTCCGCTACAGTTCGACAGCTTAAGGCATTAACCACTGAAACGCCGACTCCGTGTAATCCTCCGGAAACCTTATAGGTTGCATGATCAAATTTACCGCCGGCATGGAGAGTAGTCATAACCAATTCCAGAGCAGATATCTTTTCTATTGGATGAATATCAACCGGAATGCCACGTCCATTATCTTCGATTGTTACCGCATTATCTTCATGAATAATAATACTGATCGTGTCACAGTAACCGGCCAAGGCTTCATCTATGGAGTTATCAACCACTTCATAAATTAAATGGTGCAGTCCTTCCGATGCAGTATTGCCAATATACATGGAAGGGCGTTTACGAACAGCCATCAGGCCATCAAGTACTTTTATATTCTCTGCGTCATACGACGTTGTATTTTTATCACTCACGAAAATCCTTTTTGTACTCTGCAAAAAATTAAACTATTAAAATATACTGAATAATATGAGTTAATCATGTAGAATTATTGTATAATCACATAAAGTATATATCTCATATTTTCATAGGCATAATAATACTAAGAAAACCTTCATCCTCTTTTGAAGTTATCATACATGGGCTTTCTTCACTATTGATACTTATTGTTATAGTAGATCCTTCAATAACCTGAAGAGTCTCGATAAAATATCTACAATTAAATCCAAGTGAAAGAGGTTTTGAAGAATATTCAATTGGTAATTCATCTTTTGCTGATCCAAAATCAGCATTTTGTGAAGTAAGTATCATATTATTTTCTTTAATATCTATTTTAATAGCATGAAATAAATCTTCTGTGAATAAATTTATTCTTTTTAATCCCTCTAAAAAACGAAGACGATCAATATAAATTGGATTATCTTTAGACAACATATTGAGTAATCCTTGAAAATCAGGAAAATCACCTTCCATTAAACGGATAATCAATAAAGAATCCTCATTTTTAAGCACTGCCTGTTTTGGTTCGATACCAAACGAAAAAGATGTTTTATTTTCACAAAATTTACGTATTTCTTGAATTCCACGTCTTGGAATAAGAGTAGTCGGCTGTACCATTAAATTTTCAACACTTTTATCAACCTCCTTACTCATGATGGTGAGGCGATGTCCATCAGATGTTATCATCTTTAGAAAGAGTTGATCATTTTTTGTAATTTTTTGTAGTAAAGATGCTGTTAAAGTAAACATGTTTTCTTTGTCGAGAGCCATTGAAAAGCTGGTTTTATCAACCAGATCTGTCAGTATTTCACTCTCTATATGAACCATATGTTCCTCATCATAGATAGGAAACTGAGGAAATTCTTCAGCAGTCATACCAGCTAAACGATAAACACTTGATCCAGCAATAATCTCTACCCAATGATTTTCCTGTTCCTGAAAAGTGATATCAGTCGATCCTGATTCCCTGGCTAATTCAAATAATTTCTTTGAAGGTAAAGTCAGAACACCTGTGTTCATTACCTCTGCCGGGATGACCAACTTAAGACCTATTTCTAAATCAGTAACGGTTAAGATGATTTTATCTGTTTCACCTTCGATCATCACATTGTCAAGTATAGCTAAAGTACCTTTTTTATTGGTTATGTTTTGTTGTGAAGCAAGAGCTTTAAGAAATGCCTCTCTGTTGACATTGAAATGAAGGCTCATAACAAATATCCTTTTATAAATAATTATGTTGTCGTTATTACAGGGTTTAATTTGTTTAAAAGCAGACTAACTGATTGAAATAATATATAAACTTTTGTTAAAGTTTTGTGAGCTGATTGCGAGTCGTTTTGGCAGAAGCTTCTACAGGATTTTTTTCCTTTTATTTCTGAATTTCATGCACAGATTTATCACAAATTATCCACAAACCGAACTGTCTAAGATACTCTATCTGCGTTGAAAGATCAAACGAATTGTTCATATTTTACAGTATAAAATAATGGAGAATCAGATAAATAGATTGCTCGCAGATGTTTGTGAGCAAGGGTTGAGAAGGGGAGTTTTTCCTGGTGTTGCAGCAGCAGTCAGTGTGTACAGAGAGGGTGAATACTGCCGTGGAATATACAGTGGAGGAATAACCCGGACAGGGGGTAACTTTTCCAAGGTCAATGGCATCACATACTTTGACCTGGCTTCTCTTACAAAACCTTTGTGCACCACTTTGTGTGCTCTTGCATTATTGCAATGCGGACTTTTGGATTGGAACGAACCGTGTCTTTTACAGCTTAAAATCGATCTGCCATCTGAAAAGAGAGTAATTACCTGCCGACACATTTTACATCATTCTTCAGGCTTAGCAGCATACCATCCGTATTTTTCTCAGTTTGTCCCCCAAGCTTCCCCCGATAACAAGATCATCATTCAAAATTTAATATTAAAAGAACCCTTACTTTATGAACCTGATACACAATGTCTTTATAGTGACTTTGGATTTATCTTACTTGGTCAGATTATTGAACAGATAACGAATTTGACGTTAGATAGCTTCTATCAAAAAATTATTCTCAGTCCTTTTAAACTGGAAAAAAAAATAATCTTCCTGCCTGTACAGAGTAGTGGGAAAAGCGTTCAAACAGCAG
It includes:
- the dnaN gene encoding DNA polymerase III subunit beta — translated: MSLHFNVNREAFLKALASQQNITNKKGTLAILDNVMIEGETDKIILTVTDLEIGLKLVIPAEVMNTGVLTLPSKKLFELARESGSTDITFQEQENHWVEIIAGSSVYRLAGMTAEEFPQFPIYDEEHMVHIESEILTDLVDKTSFSMALDKENMFTLTASLLQKITKNDQLFLKMITSDGHRLTIMSKEVDKSVENLMVQPTTLIPRRGIQEIRKFCENKTSFSFGIEPKQAVLKNEDSLLIIRLMEGDFPDFQGLLNMLSKDNPIYIDRLRFLEGLKRINLFTEDLFHAIKIDIKENNMILTSQNADFGSAKDELPIEYSSKPLSLGFNCRYFIETLQVIEGSTITISINSEESPCMITSKEDEGFLSIIMPMKI
- a CDS encoding serine hydrolase domain-containing protein; this translates as MENQINRLLADVCEQGLRRGVFPGVAAAVSVYREGEYCRGIYSGGITRTGGNFSKVNGITYFDLASLTKPLCTTLCALALLQCGLLDWNEPCLLQLKIDLPSEKRVITCRHILHHSSGLAAYHPYFSQFVPQASPDNKIIIQNLILKEPLLYEPDTQCLYSDFGFILLGQIIEQITNLTLDSFYQKIILSPFKLEKKIIFLPVQSSGKSVQTAATELCPWRHKVVHGEVHDEHCWFMGGVCGHSGLFGRIKAVQSLCEQLLDCWQARATHPAFSTDLLRYALEWKDKKSSWRLGFDSPTPGLSSSGQYLSPDSVGHLGFTGTSFWIDPEQEMLIVLLTNRVHPSRKNSKIREYRPFFHDYLIEGLRRRL